A genomic region of Bernardetia sp. ABR2-2B contains the following coding sequences:
- a CDS encoding co-chaperone GroES, with protein MADINIRPLADRVLVAPDAAEEKTASGIIIPDSAKEKPQRGKVIAVGNGKKDEPITVKVGDNVLYGKYSGTEINVEGEDYLIMRESDIYAVV; from the coding sequence ATGGCTGATATAAATATTCGTCCTTTAGCAGACCGTGTATTAGTTGCACCAGATGCAGCAGAAGAAAAAACGGCAAGTGGAATTATCATCCCTGATTCAGCAAAAGAAAAGCCACAACGTGGAAAAGTAATCGCAGTAGGAAATGGCAAAAAAGACGAACCAATTACTGTAAAAGTAGGCGATAACGTCCTTTATGGTAAGTATTCAGGTACAGAAATCAATGTAGAAGGAGAAGATTACCTAATCATGCGTGAATCTGACATTTATGCAGTTGTGTAA
- the groL gene encoding chaperonin GroEL (60 kDa chaperone family; promotes refolding of misfolded polypeptides especially under stressful conditions; forms two stacked rings of heptamers to form a barrel-shaped 14mer; ends can be capped by GroES; misfolded proteins enter the barrel where they are refolded when GroES binds) codes for MSKIISFDTVAREQLKKGVDALANAVKTTLGPKGRNVVIDKKFGAPSVTKDGVTVAKEIDLKDPIENMGAQLVKEVASKTADMAGDGTTTATVLAQAIFNAGIKNVAAGANPMDLKRGMDKAVIKVVENLKGQSSPIKSSEEVAQVGAISANNDMEIGKMISDAMDKVGKDGVITVEEARGTETEVKTVEGMQFDRGYLSPYFVTNTETMEVELEDAYILIYDKKISSMKELLPVLEQVAQSGKPLVIISEDVDGEALATLVVNKIRGALRIAAVKAPGFGDRRKAMLEDIATLTGGTLISEERGYKLESAEVSYLGRAEKITIDKDNTTIINGAGESDNIKRRINEIKSQIEKTTSDYDREKLQERLAKLAGGVAILYIGAATEVEMKEKKDRVDDALHATRAAVQEGVVPGGGVAFIRSLESLNDFVVGQNGIENQDQETGVNIIRQALEAPLRTIVSNAGLEGSVIIQKVKEGKADYGYNAREDKYENLVAAGVLDPTKVSRLALENAASIASLLLTTECVIADDPEEKEAMPSAPAGMGGMGGMM; via the coding sequence ATGTCTAAGATAATATCATTCGATACAGTTGCTCGTGAACAATTAAAAAAAGGTGTTGATGCACTTGCAAACGCAGTAAAAACTACTTTAGGACCTAAAGGTCGTAATGTAGTTATTGACAAAAAATTTGGTGCACCTTCAGTTACTAAAGATGGTGTAACAGTAGCAAAAGAAATTGACTTAAAAGACCCTATTGAAAACATGGGCGCACAGCTTGTAAAAGAAGTAGCTTCAAAAACGGCTGATATGGCTGGTGATGGTACTACTACTGCAACTGTTTTGGCTCAAGCTATTTTTAATGCAGGTATCAAAAATGTTGCTGCTGGTGCAAATCCAATGGATTTGAAACGTGGTATGGATAAAGCAGTTATTAAAGTAGTAGAGAACTTGAAAGGACAATCTAGCCCAATCAAATCATCTGAAGAAGTAGCACAAGTAGGTGCAATTTCTGCGAACAACGACATGGAAATTGGTAAAATGATTTCTGATGCAATGGATAAAGTAGGAAAAGACGGTGTAATTACGGTAGAAGAAGCTCGTGGTACTGAAACAGAAGTAAAAACTGTTGAAGGTATGCAGTTTGACCGTGGTTATTTGTCTCCCTATTTTGTTACGAATACAGAAACAATGGAAGTAGAGTTAGAAGATGCTTATATCTTAATCTACGACAAAAAAATCTCTTCTATGAAAGAACTTCTTCCTGTTTTGGAGCAAGTTGCACAAAGTGGTAAACCTTTGGTTATCATTTCAGAAGATGTAGATGGCGAGGCATTGGCTACTTTGGTAGTAAACAAAATTCGTGGCGCATTGCGTATTGCTGCTGTTAAAGCTCCAGGATTTGGCGACCGTCGTAAGGCAATGTTGGAAGACATCGCTACACTTACAGGTGGTACACTTATCAGCGAAGAGCGTGGCTACAAATTAGAAAGCGCAGAAGTTTCTTACTTAGGACGTGCTGAAAAAATCACTATTGACAAAGACAATACTACTATCATCAATGGTGCTGGAGAAAGCGATAATATCAAGCGTCGTATCAATGAAATCAAATCTCAAATTGAGAAAACAACTTCTGATTATGACCGTGAAAAATTGCAAGAGCGTTTGGCTAAATTAGCTGGTGGTGTTGCTATTCTTTATATTGGTGCAGCTACGGAAGTAGAAATGAAAGAAAAGAAAGACAGAGTAGATGATGCTCTTCACGCAACTCGTGCAGCCGTACAAGAAGGCGTAGTACCAGGTGGTGGTGTTGCATTTATCCGTTCTTTAGAATCTTTGAATGACTTTGTTGTTGGACAAAATGGCATCGAAAACCAAGACCAAGAAACAGGTGTAAATATTATCCGTCAAGCTCTTGAAGCTCCTCTTCGTACTATCGTTTCGAATGCAGGTCTTGAAGGCTCTGTGATTATTCAGAAAGTAAAAGAAGGAAAAGCTGATTATGGTTACAATGCTCGTGAAGACAAGTATGAAAACTTAGTAGCTGCTGGTGTTCTTGACCCAACTAAAGTTTCTCGTTTGGCTCTTGAAAATGCTGCTTCTATTGCTTCTCTTCTCCTTACTACTGAATGCGTAATTGCAGATGACCCAGAAGAAAAAGAAGCTATGCCTTCTGCTCCTGCTGGAATGGGTGGTATGGGTGGTATGATGTAA